In the genome of Parus major isolate Abel chromosome 2, Parus_major1.1, whole genome shotgun sequence, one region contains:
- the PAK1IP1 gene encoding p21-activated protein kinase-interacting protein 1 isoform X2 — protein MLNLRKNFFRERSWTVAPDFTHHAHSASLSAVAVNNRYVVTGSRDETIQIYDMKKKIEHGALLQHNGTITCLEFYGTAHLLSGAEDGLICIWNTKRWECLKSIKAHKGHVTSLSIHPSGKLALSVGTDKTLRTWNLVEGRSAFIKNLKQNAHIIKWSPDGEKYVTVITNKVDIYRLDTASITGTITTEKRISSLRFITDSILAIAGDDEIIRFYSCDSQKCLCEFKAHENRIKAIYSFEREGQHVIVTASSDGYIKMWNLDLDKIKDGPSLLCEVNTKARLTCLAVWLDQASEVKKNSDKTATSQETEDDKSSVAEINKDFWTTKRLKTAKRKRKIIPGKQKLKVPVRKKKKKQNSLA, from the exons ATGTTGAACcttaggaagaatttcttcagagaaagg TCCTGGACAGTCGCCCCTGATTTTACACATCATGCCCACTCTGCCTCGTTGTCAGCAGTAGCAGTGAATAACAGATATGTGGTCACTGGGAGCAGAGATGAGACAATCCAAATCTATGACATGAAAAAGAAGATAGAACATGGAGCACTGCTACAGCACAATG GCACAATAACTTGTTTGGAGTTCTATGGGACTGCACATCTACTGAGTGGGGCTGAAGATGGACTCATTTGTATCTGGAACACAAAGAGATGGGAATGTCTGAAATCCATTAAGGCACATAA gGGACATGTGACATCTCTTTCTATTCATCCGTCTGGGAAATTAGCTTTGTCAGTTGGAACAGATAAAACATTAAG aaCTTGGAACCTTGTTGAAGGACGATCAGCCTTCATCAAAAACCTGAAGCAAA ATGCACACATAATTAAATGGTCCCCTGATGGTGAGAAGTATGTGACCGTGATAACAAACAAAGTGGATATCTACAGACTTGACACAGCTTCAATCACTGGCACCATTACAACAGAGAAGAGGATTTCTTCACTTAGATTTATTACA GATTCTATCCTTGCCATAGCTGGAGATGATGAAATTATTAGGTTCTACAGCTGTGACTCTCAAAAATGCCTCTGTGAATTTAAAGCTCATGAAAACAG aataaaagcTATTTATAGTTTTGAAAGAGAAGGACAGCATGTTATTGTTACTGCATCCAGTGACGGTTACATTAAAATGTGGAATCTGGATCTTGATAAG atTAAAGATGGGCCATCTTTACTGTGTGAAGTCAATACCAAAGCTAGGCTGACATGTCTTGCAGTATGGCTTGACCAAGcttcagaagtgaaaaaaaactcTGATAAAACTGCAACATCTCAAG aaacagaagatgACAAATCATCTGTAGCCGAGATAAACAAAGATTTTTGGACTACTAAAAGgcttaaaacagcaaaaagaaagagaaaaattattccagGGAAACAAAAGCTGAAAGTTCCAGTGcgaaagaagaaaaagaaacagaatagcTTGGCATGA
- the PAK1IP1 gene encoding p21-activated protein kinase-interacting protein 1 isoform X1, whose amino-acid sequence MPRPKRRQGLLALREGGAPRPRGRERAEHPSPSHPASFPIDRFAPLFPASSPRSRPPLPPSPRDPGTNASRPPRRHHRQRRFRPARPPLRGLPRAQPDPSPLPPALPAPRRLPQDSPPPLGAGAAGRQARGQRGAAQAARRTGGRRKSRREPRGGAVRRRMELLAGCYEQVLLGFATRPGQSWTVAPDFTHHAHSASLSAVAVNNRYVVTGSRDETIQIYDMKKKIEHGALLQHNGTITCLEFYGTAHLLSGAEDGLICIWNTKRWECLKSIKAHKGHVTSLSIHPSGKLALSVGTDKTLRTWNLVEGRSAFIKNLKQNAHIIKWSPDGEKYVTVITNKVDIYRLDTASITGTITTEKRISSLRFITDSILAIAGDDEIIRFYSCDSQKCLCEFKAHENRIKAIYSFEREGQHVIVTASSDGYIKMWNLDLDKIKDGPSLLCEVNTKARLTCLAVWLDQASEVKKNSDKTATSQETEDDKSSVAEINKDFWTTKRLKTAKRKRKIIPGKQKLKVPVRKKKKKQNSLA is encoded by the exons ATGCCTCGGCCCAAGCGCCGCCAGGGCCTCCTCGCCCTGAGGGAGGGGGGAGCCCCGCGGCCCCGGGGGAGGGAAAGGGCCGAacatcccagcccatcccacccCGCCTCGTTCCCAATAGATCGGTTCGCGCCCCTTTTCCCCGCTAGCAGCCCCCGATCCCGGCCACCGCTCCCCCCCTCCCCTCGCGATCCCGGCACTAACGCCTCTCGTCCTCCCCGCCGCCATCACCGCCAGCGCCGCTTCCGCCCCGCGAGGCCCCCCCTGCGCGGGCTGCCCCGCGCGCAGCCTGACCCCTCGCCGCTACCTCCGGCGCTTCCCGCTCCGCGCCGGCTCCCACAGGATTCTCCTCCCCCGCTGGGAGCGGGCGCTGCCGGACGCCAGGCGCGGGGCCAGCGCGGAGCGGCGCAGGCAGCGCGGCGGACGGGCGGGAGGCGGAAGAGTCGGCGGGAGCCCCGGGGCGGCGCCGTGCGGAGGCGGATGGAGCTGCTGGCGGGGTGCTACGAGCAAGTGCTGCTGGGGTTCGCCACGCGGCCCGGCCAG TCCTGGACAGTCGCCCCTGATTTTACACATCATGCCCACTCTGCCTCGTTGTCAGCAGTAGCAGTGAATAACAGATATGTGGTCACTGGGAGCAGAGATGAGACAATCCAAATCTATGACATGAAAAAGAAGATAGAACATGGAGCACTGCTACAGCACAATG GCACAATAACTTGTTTGGAGTTCTATGGGACTGCACATCTACTGAGTGGGGCTGAAGATGGACTCATTTGTATCTGGAACACAAAGAGATGGGAATGTCTGAAATCCATTAAGGCACATAA gGGACATGTGACATCTCTTTCTATTCATCCGTCTGGGAAATTAGCTTTGTCAGTTGGAACAGATAAAACATTAAG aaCTTGGAACCTTGTTGAAGGACGATCAGCCTTCATCAAAAACCTGAAGCAAA ATGCACACATAATTAAATGGTCCCCTGATGGTGAGAAGTATGTGACCGTGATAACAAACAAAGTGGATATCTACAGACTTGACACAGCTTCAATCACTGGCACCATTACAACAGAGAAGAGGATTTCTTCACTTAGATTTATTACA GATTCTATCCTTGCCATAGCTGGAGATGATGAAATTATTAGGTTCTACAGCTGTGACTCTCAAAAATGCCTCTGTGAATTTAAAGCTCATGAAAACAG aataaaagcTATTTATAGTTTTGAAAGAGAAGGACAGCATGTTATTGTTACTGCATCCAGTGACGGTTACATTAAAATGTGGAATCTGGATCTTGATAAG atTAAAGATGGGCCATCTTTACTGTGTGAAGTCAATACCAAAGCTAGGCTGACATGTCTTGCAGTATGGCTTGACCAAGcttcagaagtgaaaaaaaactcTGATAAAACTGCAACATCTCAAG aaacagaagatgACAAATCATCTGTAGCCGAGATAAACAAAGATTTTTGGACTACTAAAAGgcttaaaacagcaaaaagaaagagaaaaattattccagGGAAACAAAAGCTGAAAGTTCCAGTGcgaaagaagaaaaagaaacagaatagcTTGGCATGA
- the LOC107199766 gene encoding transmembrane protein 14C-like isoform X1 → MAVDWLGFGYAALVTSGGIIGYAKAGSVPSLAAGLFFGSLAGLGAYQISQNPNNIWVSLITSGALTAIMGTRFYHSRKFMPAGLIAGVSLLMVGRLALKMLEKPQEK, encoded by the exons ATGGCAGTGGACTGGCTCGGCTTTGGCTACGCCGCCCTGGTGACATCAGGAGGGATCATTGGCTATGCAAAAGCAG GCAGTGTTCCATCACTAGCTGCTGGCCTTTTCTTTGGGAGTTTGGCTGGACTGGGTGCTTATCAGATCTCACAGAATCCAAATAACATTTGGGTTTCTCTGa TTACATCTGGAGCACTGACTGCCATCATGGGAACAAGATTTTACCACTCCAGAAAATTCATGCCTGCAGGGCTAATTGCTGGTGTCAG TTTGCTAATGGTTGGAAGATTAGCACTGAAGATGTTGGAAAAGCCCCAGGAAAAGTAA